Proteins encoded together in one Mycolicibacter minnesotensis window:
- a CDS encoding DUF2339 domain-containing protein, producing the protein MTEPRAVLTRLTAECHALSWQLYRVSTELAELDRQLSAPSIPPAAAVPVIPVAAPYVPPSPAPSPTQVVPKPEVPVGASGWVGKLLAVAGVAVTLVGVVLLLVLAAQAGILRPQIRVVGGFVLSALLVGAAHRLHGRPGGRTGAIALAATGIAAAYLDIVAITAYYQWVPAAVGLVVAAAVGGAGLVLSRRWDSEHLGVLVLVPLIGLAPVLTGDIDLLLIGFLLALSATALPVQLGKDWTAMFGARIAAATLPLLTALVAVSGDDHRLLLGGACAVAAVLAVIGGLLVLPTSTRPGTVALLTAAGTLPVLAVGAVVGRAPATVLAGALSVVMLGIVLAHRALQPVAVQVFAALSAVAALIAVTTAFQGSVLAPVLLGMALLVAIAGQRSGVGRWVSAGFGFAGGIVYLGYAAPGTLISPTQMSIPDTVATLVASLLVIALVIAVARAYALADSTDPANAPILAVAGGALIGYAVTAFTVTAGVAVGGTGGGFLAGHMAATLCWITMAAVLLRHALRLADRGARTWAIAAGLALTGAATAKLFLFDLGTLDGMFRVAAFIVAGLLLLGMGTGYARSLAQQDER; encoded by the coding sequence GTGACCGAACCACGTGCTGTTCTTACTCGGCTTACCGCGGAATGCCACGCACTGTCCTGGCAGCTCTACCGAGTCTCGACGGAGCTCGCCGAACTGGATCGGCAGCTCAGCGCACCGAGCATCCCGCCGGCTGCCGCCGTGCCCGTGATCCCGGTGGCAGCGCCGTACGTGCCGCCGAGCCCGGCGCCGTCACCAACTCAGGTAGTCCCCAAACCTGAAGTCCCCGTGGGCGCCTCGGGGTGGGTCGGCAAACTGCTTGCCGTTGCGGGTGTCGCGGTGACACTCGTCGGCGTCGTCCTGCTTCTCGTGCTGGCGGCCCAGGCCGGCATCCTGCGTCCCCAGATCCGGGTGGTCGGCGGCTTCGTACTGTCGGCCCTGCTGGTCGGAGCGGCACACCGGCTGCACGGTCGCCCTGGCGGACGGACCGGGGCCATCGCGTTGGCGGCCACCGGAATCGCCGCGGCCTACCTGGACATCGTCGCGATCACCGCCTACTACCAGTGGGTGCCGGCGGCCGTCGGGTTGGTGGTTGCGGCCGCGGTCGGCGGAGCCGGACTGGTCTTGTCGAGGCGTTGGGACTCTGAGCACCTCGGGGTGCTGGTGTTGGTTCCGCTGATTGGTCTGGCGCCGGTCCTGACCGGGGACATCGACCTGCTGCTGATCGGTTTCCTGCTGGCCTTGTCGGCGACGGCCTTGCCGGTGCAGCTGGGCAAGGACTGGACCGCGATGTTCGGGGCACGCATCGCGGCGGCGACGTTGCCCCTGCTGACCGCGCTGGTCGCGGTCAGCGGTGACGACCACCGGCTGCTGCTCGGCGGGGCCTGCGCGGTGGCGGCAGTGCTCGCCGTCATCGGTGGCCTGCTGGTACTTCCGACCAGCACCAGGCCGGGCACAGTCGCGTTGTTGACGGCCGCCGGCACACTGCCGGTGCTGGCAGTGGGAGCCGTGGTGGGCCGGGCGCCGGCCACCGTGCTCGCGGGTGCGCTTTCGGTCGTCATGCTCGGGATAGTCCTTGCTCACCGGGCACTGCAGCCGGTGGCCGTGCAGGTCTTCGCGGCGCTGTCCGCGGTCGCCGCACTGATCGCGGTGACCACGGCGTTCCAGGGCTCGGTACTGGCGCCGGTGCTGCTGGGCATGGCCCTGTTGGTCGCGATCGCCGGGCAGCGCAGTGGCGTGGGCCGTTGGGTCTCAGCAGGTTTCGGTTTCGCGGGAGGCATCGTCTACCTCGGCTATGCAGCACCGGGCACTCTGATCAGCCCAACGCAGATGTCGATTCCCGACACGGTCGCAACGCTGGTTGCGAGCCTGCTGGTGATCGCGCTGGTGATCGCCGTGGCCCGGGCCTACGCGCTGGCCGACAGCACAGATCCGGCCAATGCTCCGATCTTGGCGGTGGCCGGTGGGGCGCTGATCGGCTATGCCGTCACCGCGTTCACCGTCACCGCCGGCGTCGCTGTCGGCGGTACCGGGGGCGGGTTCCTGGCTGGTCACATGGCGGCCACCCTGTGCTGGATCACGATGGCTGCCGTGCTGCTGCGCCACGCGTTGCGCCTGGCCGACCGCGGTGCCCGTACGTGGGCGATCGCGGCCGGTCTGGCGCTCACCGGAGCCGCCACCGCCAAGCTTTTCCTGTTCGACCTGGGCACTCTGGACGGCATGTTCCGGGTAGCGGCGTTCATCGTCGCGGGCCTGCTGCTGCTGGGCATGGGCACCGGGTACGCGCGCAGTCTGGCGCAGCAGGACGAGCGGTAG
- the macS gene encoding MacS family sensor histidine kinase gives MSTACDPDPVTPLWRAAQVFRLLSCLYALGFQLAINDDMRRPGLAWLLFAVLIGFSGLCGIGYLRGFARRPAWVITEIIVVVALMLSTDVVASRQWELDNQSWPTTLWASNATVSAALQFGSTGGMATAALVTAASAFVKGYVSLNFGRNATMIVELALGLAVGMAAQTARRAHNELQRATRLAAATEERERLSRHVHDGVIQVLALVTRRGREIGGAAAELGELAGEQERALRRLVSSGDVAAKDDATGATDLRALLNRRAGERVSLSLPGTPVLLQADTAAELDAAVGNALDNVWAHAGVHARAFVLCEDLGATVTVSVRDDGVGIAAGRLEEAVRQGHVGVSKSIVGRLAALGGGAVLRTEVGEGTEWELSIRR, from the coding sequence GTGAGCACCGCCTGCGACCCGGACCCGGTGACCCCACTGTGGCGGGCCGCGCAGGTCTTTCGGCTACTCAGCTGTCTATATGCGCTGGGATTCCAGCTGGCGATCAACGACGACATGCGCCGTCCCGGACTGGCCTGGCTGCTGTTCGCGGTCCTGATCGGCTTCAGCGGCCTGTGTGGGATCGGTTATCTACGCGGCTTCGCTCGCCGGCCGGCGTGGGTGATCACCGAGATCATCGTGGTCGTGGCCCTGATGCTCTCCACCGATGTGGTGGCCTCTCGGCAGTGGGAACTCGACAACCAATCCTGGCCGACGACCTTGTGGGCCAGCAATGCCACGGTCTCGGCCGCGCTGCAGTTCGGCTCGACCGGAGGGATGGCGACCGCGGCCCTCGTGACCGCGGCCAGCGCCTTCGTCAAGGGCTACGTGAGCCTGAACTTCGGCCGCAACGCCACGATGATCGTCGAACTGGCACTGGGCCTGGCGGTCGGCATGGCCGCCCAGACTGCACGCCGAGCCCACAACGAGCTGCAGCGGGCGACCCGGCTGGCGGCGGCAACCGAAGAACGCGAGCGGCTGTCGCGGCATGTGCACGACGGAGTCATCCAGGTGCTCGCGTTGGTCACCCGCCGCGGACGTGAGATCGGTGGCGCCGCAGCAGAGCTGGGTGAGCTGGCCGGCGAACAGGAGCGAGCACTGCGCCGGCTGGTGAGTTCGGGAGACGTCGCGGCGAAGGATGACGCCACCGGCGCCACGGACCTACGGGCGCTGTTGAACCGCCGAGCCGGCGAACGTGTTTCGCTCAGCCTGCCCGGCACTCCGGTACTGCTGCAGGCGGATACGGCCGCCGAGCTCGACGCGGCCGTGGGTAATGCGCTGGACAACGTGTGGGCCCACGCCGGGGTGCACGCTCGGGCCTTCGTGCTCTGCGAAGACCTGGGTGCAACGGTGACAGTCAGCGTGCGCGATGACGGGGTGGGAATCGCCGCCGGCCGGTTGGAGGAGGCCGTTCGCCAGGGACATGTCGGGGTATCGAAGTCGATCGTGGGTCGGCTGGCCGCGTTGGGCGGCGGCGCAGTCCTGCGCACCGAGGTCGGGGAGGGAACAGAGTGGGAACTGAGCATCCGACGGTGA
- the pstS gene encoding phosphate ABC transporter substrate-binding protein PstS → MKSGRSTVLAALLTIGAVMVSACSDSATQLVSAADPSAGVDCGGKGELRAGGSTAQAKAIEQFGYAYSRACPGQTVDYVADGSAGGVDDFIANELDLAGSEAALDPAKTQPERAAERCGSPAWNLPVVFSPIAVTYRIAGVNNLSLDGPTLAKIFNGSIGSWDNPVIKALNAGVALPALPIHVVYRGDRASSTASFQRYLDSASDGAWFAGGGDMFNGGIGEAATGNSGVATALQSTEGSITYSEWSFAVGKQLPIAQVVASAGSAPVAISAESVGKTIAGAKFVSDINANNDLVLDTTSLYRPVDHGAYPIVSATYQIVCSKYPDAATGTAVKAFLQAAIGPGQDGLDQYGSIPLPASFSSRVLAAANAIS, encoded by the coding sequence GTGAAATCCGGCCGATCGACCGTGCTTGCGGCGCTACTGACGATCGGCGCAGTGATGGTCTCGGCCTGCAGCGACAGTGCCACTCAGTTGGTGTCCGCCGCCGACCCGTCGGCGGGGGTGGATTGCGGGGGCAAGGGCGAGCTGCGCGCCGGCGGCTCGACCGCCCAGGCGAAGGCGATCGAACAGTTCGGCTACGCCTACAGCCGGGCCTGCCCGGGCCAGACCGTGGACTACGTCGCCGACGGCTCAGCGGGCGGTGTCGACGACTTCATCGCCAATGAGCTCGATCTGGCCGGCTCCGAGGCCGCCCTGGATCCCGCCAAGACTCAGCCGGAACGGGCCGCGGAGCGTTGCGGTTCACCGGCCTGGAACCTGCCCGTCGTGTTCAGTCCGATCGCGGTCACCTATCGCATCGCCGGGGTGAACAACCTCAGCCTGGACGGGCCGACTCTGGCGAAGATCTTCAACGGCAGCATCGGCAGCTGGGACAACCCCGTGATCAAGGCGCTCAACGCCGGGGTCGCCCTGCCTGCACTGCCCATCCATGTGGTCTACCGGGGCGATCGAGCCTCCAGCACCGCCAGTTTCCAGAGGTACCTCGACAGCGCCTCCGACGGCGCGTGGTTCGCCGGGGGCGGCGATATGTTCAACGGCGGTATCGGTGAGGCCGCCACCGGCAACAGCGGTGTCGCGACAGCGCTGCAGAGCACCGAGGGCTCCATCACCTACAGCGAGTGGTCGTTTGCGGTGGGCAAGCAGCTGCCCATCGCCCAGGTCGTCGCCTCGGCGGGATCCGCACCGGTGGCGATCTCCGCAGAATCGGTCGGTAAGACGATCGCCGGGGCGAAATTCGTCTCCGACATCAACGCGAACAATGACCTGGTGCTCGACACGACCTCGCTGTACCGGCCCGTCGACCACGGCGCATATCCGATCGTGTCGGCGACCTACCAGATCGTCTGCTCCAAATACCCCGACGCCGCGACCGGCACGGCCGTCAAGGCGTTCCTGCAGGCCGCGATCGGTCCTGGCCAGGATGGCCTGGATCAGTACGGCTCCATTCCGCTGCCGGCGTCCTTCTCATCCCGGGTCCTGGCGGCAGCGAACGCGATCTCGTGA
- the pta gene encoding phosphate acetyltransferase, translating to MSDGNAGASSIYLAAAEGGTGKSVLALGLLNQLAASSARVGVFRPVVRSLDEPDELLELLLAHATATVDHHDACRGVTYQQVYADRDAALSEIVAQFHEVARCCDTVLVVGSDYTDIVNPSELSFNARIAVNLGAPLVLAVNGHQRDPQAIAEITDRCLAEVAAVHAHTAAVIANRCDPDRLAEITSAISVSLAGADIPTFAVPEVALLSAPTMGELCAALGGTVYSGDPELLRREVLGVMVGGMTAENILDRLIEGQVVIVPADRSDVLLALVNAHEAQGFPSLAGMILNGGLLPHPAIDKLVKGLRPTLPLIATSHRTYDTAEMVSNTGSKITVDALRKIDTALALMAAHVDGVELAERLRVPQSTVVTPQMFEYRLLERARRDRRHIVLPEGSDDRILLAAGRLLSRGIVDLTLLGVEGAVRRRGAELGVDLDSARVIDPASSELQARFAAEYTRLRAHRGMTEERASEIMRDISYFGTMMVHLGIADGMVSGAAHTTAHTIRPAFEIIRTAPGVSTVSSVFLMCLSDRVLAYGDCAVVPDPTVEQLADIAISSAATAAAFGIEPRVALLSYSTGESGSGAGVDKVRAATQLVHERRPDLLADGPIQYDAAVDEGVAAVKMPESKVAGRATVLVFPDLNTGNNTYKAVQRSAGAVAIGPVLQGLAKPVNDLSRGALVDDIVYTVAITAIQAQEAAR from the coding sequence ATGTCAGACGGCAACGCGGGCGCCTCGAGCATCTACCTCGCCGCCGCCGAGGGCGGCACCGGCAAGTCCGTCCTGGCATTGGGCCTGCTTAACCAGCTGGCCGCCTCATCGGCACGCGTGGGTGTGTTCCGTCCGGTCGTGCGATCGCTGGACGAACCCGACGAGCTGCTTGAGTTGCTGCTTGCGCATGCCACCGCCACCGTCGACCACCACGACGCCTGCCGCGGCGTCACCTACCAGCAGGTCTACGCCGACCGGGACGCCGCGCTCAGTGAGATCGTCGCGCAGTTCCACGAAGTAGCCCGGTGTTGCGACACCGTACTGGTGGTCGGCAGCGACTACACCGACATCGTCAACCCCAGCGAGCTGAGCTTCAATGCGCGCATCGCGGTGAACCTGGGGGCGCCCCTGGTGCTCGCCGTCAACGGACACCAGCGCGACCCACAGGCGATCGCCGAGATCACCGATCGATGCCTGGCCGAAGTGGCCGCGGTGCATGCACACACAGCTGCGGTGATCGCCAACCGTTGTGACCCGGACCGGCTGGCCGAGATCACCAGTGCCATCTCGGTGAGTTTGGCCGGCGCCGACATCCCGACCTTCGCAGTGCCCGAGGTCGCCCTGCTGTCGGCTCCGACGATGGGTGAACTCTGCGCCGCACTGGGCGGCACCGTCTACAGCGGCGACCCGGAGTTACTGCGACGCGAAGTTCTCGGCGTCATGGTCGGCGGCATGACCGCTGAGAACATTCTTGACCGGCTGATCGAAGGTCAAGTGGTGATCGTGCCCGCCGACCGCTCCGATGTGCTGCTGGCACTGGTGAACGCCCATGAAGCGCAGGGATTTCCCTCGCTCGCCGGGATGATCCTCAACGGCGGCCTGTTGCCGCACCCGGCCATCGACAAATTGGTCAAGGGTCTGCGGCCCACGCTGCCGTTGATCGCCACCAGCCACCGCACCTACGACACCGCCGAAATGGTGTCCAATACCGGATCGAAGATCACCGTCGATGCGCTGCGCAAGATCGACACCGCACTGGCACTGATGGCGGCTCACGTCGACGGCGTCGAACTGGCCGAACGGCTCCGGGTTCCGCAGTCGACCGTCGTCACCCCGCAGATGTTCGAGTACCGGCTGTTGGAACGAGCCCGGCGCGACCGCCGTCATATCGTACTTCCGGAAGGAAGCGATGATCGAATCTTGTTGGCAGCAGGACGATTACTGTCTCGCGGCATTGTCGACCTGACCCTGCTGGGCGTGGAAGGCGCGGTGCGCAGACGCGGCGCCGAACTGGGCGTGGACCTGGACTCGGCACGGGTGATCGACCCCGCGAGCAGCGAACTGCAAGCACGATTCGCCGCCGAATACACCCGGCTGCGTGCGCACCGGGGCATGACCGAAGAGCGTGCCAGCGAGATCATGCGCGACATCTCCTATTTCGGCACCATGATGGTGCACCTGGGGATCGCCGACGGCATGGTGTCGGGTGCCGCGCACACCACGGCCCACACGATCAGACCAGCTTTCGAGATCATCCGGACCGCACCCGGGGTATCAACGGTGTCGAGTGTCTTCCTGATGTGCCTGTCGGATCGGGTGCTGGCCTACGGAGACTGTGCGGTGGTACCGGATCCCACCGTGGAGCAACTCGCCGACATTGCCATCTCCTCGGCCGCCACCGCGGCCGCGTTCGGCATTGAACCCAGGGTGGCGCTGCTGTCCTATTCCACCGGTGAGTCCGGGTCGGGTGCCGGTGTGGACAAAGTCCGGGCCGCAACGCAGTTGGTGCACGAGCGGCGCCCCGACCTGCTCGCCGACGGACCGATCCAGTACGACGCAGCGGTCGACGAGGGAGTCGCCGCGGTCAAGATGCCGGAGTCGAAGGTCGCCGGGCGCGCCACCGTACTGGTGTTTCCCGATCTCAACACCGGCAACAACACCTACAAGGCGGTACAGCGCAGCGCCGGCGCGGTCGCGATCGGCCCGGTACTGCAGGGCCTCGCCAAACCCGTCAACGACCTGTCCCGGGGAGCCCTGGTCGACGACATCGTCTACACCGTGGCCATCACCGCGATCCAAGCGCAGGAGGCGGCTCGATGA
- a CDS encoding acyltransferase family protein yields MTTLLGFPGPAELAAATPVERDRALDVMRITALVGVVAGHTVMATSVIRDGVLIWDNLLTATPALAGLTWVFQVMPLFFFAGAAACLSTWRPGGEWGVWLMRRCTRLFRPVFFYLGFWAVALSVLRPLLPRHVYEPVAGISIQLLWFLGAYVLVLAAMPMLSRITTAGRLLVGVTAVYGSIAVIDVLRLHDPAFAPLGYLNLAVWLIPAMFGVAFRRGLLARRVALAIAAALLMIDVALVVFGPYQLSMVGTGDHQLSNTNPPSLLLAGHAIVLSALAICAAPVITRWAHRPRVWWLAAVGNSGAMTLYLWHIPVLLGVHLLFDQMGWARYPGLPHFAVISVMQLILVVTAVGWLFVVLRGLENNALPGWDAPIVAAPGRGTVAGLLLLVAGAATLVAVKWGLKDDGLICVAVILAALTGARMLLTGPGTASDCPR; encoded by the coding sequence ATGACCACCTTGTTGGGATTCCCGGGACCCGCCGAGCTCGCTGCGGCGACGCCGGTCGAGCGTGATCGCGCTCTGGACGTCATGCGCATCACCGCGCTGGTGGGCGTGGTCGCCGGCCACACGGTGATGGCCACCAGCGTGATCCGTGACGGAGTGCTGATCTGGGACAACCTGCTGACCGCCACGCCGGCACTGGCGGGATTGACCTGGGTCTTCCAGGTCATGCCGCTGTTCTTCTTCGCCGGCGCCGCCGCCTGCCTGAGCACCTGGCGTCCGGGAGGCGAGTGGGGCGTCTGGCTGATGAGACGCTGCACAAGGTTGTTCCGGCCGGTGTTCTTCTACCTGGGTTTCTGGGCCGTCGCGCTGTCCGTGCTGCGGCCGCTGTTGCCCCGCCACGTCTACGAACCGGTGGCCGGCATCAGTATTCAGCTGCTGTGGTTCCTCGGGGCCTACGTGCTGGTGCTTGCCGCGATGCCGATGCTGTCTCGGATCACCACCGCAGGCCGACTTCTCGTCGGTGTCACCGCTGTCTACGGATCAATCGCGGTCATCGACGTCCTACGGCTGCACGATCCGGCGTTCGCGCCGCTTGGCTACCTGAACCTGGCGGTATGGCTGATCCCGGCGATGTTCGGTGTCGCTTTCCGGCGCGGGCTGTTGGCCCGGCGCGTGGCGCTGGCAATCGCGGCGGCGCTCCTGATGATCGATGTCGCGCTGGTGGTCTTCGGGCCCTACCAACTGAGCATGGTCGGCACCGGCGATCACCAACTGTCCAACACCAATCCGCCGTCGCTGCTGCTGGCCGGGCACGCGATCGTGCTCAGTGCGTTGGCGATTTGCGCCGCCCCGGTGATCACCCGATGGGCGCACCGGCCACGGGTGTGGTGGTTGGCCGCGGTCGGCAACTCCGGAGCCATGACGCTGTATTTGTGGCACATCCCGGTGTTGCTGGGCGTCCACCTGCTCTTCGACCAGATGGGCTGGGCTCGCTATCCGGGACTGCCGCACTTCGCCGTCATCAGCGTCATGCAGCTGATCCTGGTGGTAACCGCGGTCGGTTGGCTGTTTGTGGTGCTGCGGGGGCTGGAGAACAACGCCCTGCCCGGCTGGGACGCCCCGATCGTCGCGGCCCCGGGCCGCGGAACCGTCGCGGGCCTGCTGCTTCTGGTGGCTGGGGCCGCGACACTGGTCGCGGTCAAGTGGGGGCTCAAAGATGACGGGCTGATCTGTGTCGCGGTGATATTGGCCGCGTTGACCGGTGCACGGATGCTCCTCACCGGGCCCGGAACCGCGTCTGACTGCCCGCGCTGA
- a CDS encoding acetate kinase, with protein MTAAAPGLVLVLNSGSSSIKFQLVDPVVGTVPLSGLVEQIGEPDGPVADHAAGLRLIHRQLTDSGIDLAAVRAVGHRVVHGGNLFYAPTLITDEVVAEVARLSELAPLHNPANVIGIELARKDFPDVPHVAVFDTGFFHSLPAAAASYAIDHDVATRYGIRRYGFHGTSHEYVSGEVAVLLGREPRELNIIVLHLGNGASASAVRGGVAVETSMGLTPLEGLVMGTRSGDIDPGVLFHLNRTAGLDIDELDELLNRRSGLKGLCGVNDFRELLEQRAAGGSRAEAATLAYDVYIHRLRKYVGAYLAVLGRVDAIAFTAGVGENAPSVREDALAGLDGLGIVVDPQRNRSGKGARVISTDASPTTVLVVPTNEELAIARAAWQFV; from the coding sequence ATGACCGCGGCCGCACCCGGGTTGGTGCTGGTGCTCAATTCGGGCTCGTCGTCGATCAAGTTCCAGCTGGTCGACCCGGTGGTGGGCACCGTGCCGCTGTCCGGCCTGGTGGAACAGATCGGCGAACCCGACGGTCCGGTGGCCGACCATGCGGCCGGGCTGCGCCTGATCCATCGGCAGCTCACCGACTCCGGCATCGACCTTGCCGCCGTTCGGGCCGTCGGGCACCGGGTGGTGCACGGTGGCAACCTGTTCTACGCCCCCACGCTGATCACCGATGAGGTGGTGGCCGAGGTGGCGCGACTGTCCGAACTGGCGCCCCTGCACAACCCGGCTAATGTGATCGGGATCGAGTTGGCGCGCAAGGACTTTCCGGACGTCCCGCATGTGGCGGTGTTCGACACCGGGTTCTTCCACTCGCTGCCGGCCGCCGCCGCCAGTTACGCCATTGACCACGACGTCGCAACCCGGTACGGCATCCGCCGCTACGGATTCCACGGCACATCGCACGAATACGTCTCGGGTGAGGTGGCCGTGCTGCTGGGCCGAGAGCCGCGCGAGCTGAACATCATCGTGCTGCACCTGGGCAACGGCGCCTCGGCGTCGGCCGTGCGCGGCGGGGTGGCCGTGGAGACATCGATGGGGCTGACCCCGCTGGAGGGCCTGGTGATGGGCACCCGCAGCGGCGACATCGACCCGGGGGTGTTGTTCCACCTCAACCGCACTGCCGGACTGGACATCGATGAGCTCGACGAGTTGCTGAACCGGCGCTCCGGCCTGAAAGGGCTGTGCGGGGTCAACGACTTTCGGGAACTGCTCGAGCAGCGCGCCGCCGGCGGTTCGCGAGCTGAGGCCGCCACCCTGGCGTACGACGTCTACATTCACCGGCTGCGCAAATACGTGGGCGCTTACCTGGCGGTGCTGGGTCGTGTCGATGCGATCGCCTTCACCGCCGGGGTGGGGGAGAACGCGCCCAGCGTGCGCGAAGACGCGCTGGCGGGCCTGGACGGGCTGGGCATCGTGGTGGATCCCCAGCGCAACCGCAGCGGCAAGGGCGCGCGCGTCATCTCCACCGACGCCTCACCCACCACCGTCCTGGTGGTACCGACCAACGAAGAGTTGGCGATAGCGCGGGCCGCCTGGCAGTTCGTGTGA
- a CDS encoding aminotransferase class V-fold PLP-dependent enzyme, whose product MAGLRPGVDPDGLLEYSVVYTDRALNHMSTCFQTVMNDVSAMLCEVYHADAAVLVPGNGTCGMEAVARQFATDAEVLVLRNGFFSYRWSQILETGRITDRTTVLKAGPTGDGDQAPWAPAPVDEVEEAIARVRPAVVCVPHVETSSGILLPDDYLARVGAATTAVGGLFVLDCIASGVVWSDMAALGVDVLVTAPQKGWSSEPGCAMVCLSRRAVEVMERTQSTSFALDLKKWRDIMASYENGGYAYHATMPTGVIRSLRDAMAETRELGFDVVREQQFTLGRKVRALLAERGFPSVAAPGFEAPGVVVSYTTDPDIRSGKKFVAQGLQTAAGVPLQCDEPAAFSTFRLGLFGLDKLADVEGTVARLTAALDRIAVA is encoded by the coding sequence ATGGCAGGACTACGGCCCGGGGTCGACCCCGACGGCTTATTGGAGTACTCCGTCGTCTACACCGACCGGGCGCTCAATCACATGTCCACCTGCTTCCAGACCGTCATGAACGATGTCTCGGCCATGCTGTGCGAGGTGTACCACGCCGACGCAGCGGTCCTGGTGCCCGGCAACGGGACGTGCGGCATGGAGGCGGTTGCGCGACAGTTCGCCACCGACGCCGAGGTGCTTGTCCTGCGGAACGGGTTCTTCAGCTACCGGTGGAGCCAGATTCTGGAGACTGGGCGCATCACCGACCGCACCACCGTGCTCAAGGCAGGCCCGACGGGCGACGGCGACCAGGCGCCCTGGGCCCCTGCACCCGTCGACGAGGTGGAGGAGGCCATCGCCCGGGTCCGGCCGGCCGTGGTGTGTGTGCCCCACGTCGAAACCTCCAGCGGAATACTGCTTCCCGACGACTACTTGGCACGCGTCGGCGCGGCGACAACGGCGGTGGGCGGCCTGTTCGTCTTGGACTGCATCGCCTCGGGAGTCGTCTGGTCGGACATGGCGGCGCTAGGCGTGGACGTGTTGGTCACCGCACCGCAGAAGGGCTGGAGCTCTGAACCGGGCTGCGCGATGGTCTGCTTGTCCCGCCGCGCCGTGGAGGTCATGGAACGCACCCAGAGCACCAGCTTCGCGTTGGATCTGAAGAAGTGGCGCGACATCATGGCCAGCTACGAGAACGGCGGCTATGCCTACCACGCGACCATGCCGACCGGAGTGATCCGCAGCCTGCGCGACGCCATGGCCGAGACCCGAGAACTCGGTTTCGATGTGGTTCGCGAACAACAGTTCACCCTGGGCCGCAAGGTGCGGGCACTGCTGGCTGAACGGGGCTTCCCGAGTGTGGCAGCACCCGGTTTCGAGGCCCCCGGCGTGGTGGTGAGCTACACCACGGACCCAGACATTCGTAGTGGGAAGAAGTTTGTGGCCCAGGGACTTCAGACCGCCGCGGGAGTGCCTCTGCAATGCGATGAGCCGGCGGCGTTCAGTACGTTCCGGTTGGGTCTGTTCGGGCTGGACAAGCTCGCTGACGTCGAGGGAACGGTGGCGCGACTGACTGCGGCGCTTGACCGGATCGCCGTGGCCTGA
- a CDS encoding response regulator, with protein sequence MVVDDHPIWRDAVARDLADSGFTVVATADGVHSARRRAEAVKPDVVLMDMRMGDGDGVTATTAILAVSPQSRVLVLSASDERDDVLQAVKAGATGYLVKSASREELTEAVHATAAGRAVFTPGLAGLVLGEYRRLERSPEAGPDTPALTERETEVLRHVAKGLSAKQIAQRLSLSHRTVENHVQATFRKLQVANRVELARYAIEHGLDS encoded by the coding sequence ATGGTGGTCGATGACCATCCGATCTGGCGCGACGCCGTCGCTCGCGACCTGGCCGATTCCGGGTTCACCGTGGTCGCGACCGCCGACGGTGTGCACAGTGCGCGTCGGCGGGCCGAGGCGGTCAAGCCCGACGTGGTCCTGATGGACATGCGCATGGGCGACGGCGACGGGGTGACCGCAACAACGGCGATCCTCGCGGTCTCGCCACAGTCCCGCGTGTTGGTGTTGTCGGCTTCGGACGAACGTGACGACGTTTTGCAGGCGGTCAAGGCCGGGGCCACCGGTTACCTGGTCAAAAGCGCCTCCCGGGAGGAACTGACGGAGGCGGTACACGCCACCGCCGCCGGGCGCGCGGTGTTCACCCCGGGTTTGGCCGGACTGGTGTTGGGCGAGTATCGCCGCCTGGAACGCAGCCCGGAGGCAGGACCGGACACGCCCGCCCTGACCGAGCGGGAGACCGAGGTGTTACGCCACGTGGCCAAGGGCCTGTCCGCCAAGCAGATCGCGCAGCGGCTCAGCTTGAGTCATCGCACCGTGGAAAACCATGTCCAGGCGACGTTCCGCAAGCTGCAGGTCGCCAACCGGGTTGAACTTGCCCGGTATGCCATCGAACACGGATTGGACAGCTGA